Sequence from the Helianthus annuus cultivar XRQ/B chromosome 13, HanXRQr2.0-SUNRISE, whole genome shotgun sequence genome:
GCGAGGTCATCATCACCAACGACGGCGCCACAATCCTCAATAAACTCGACGTACTCCAACCTGCCGCCAAAATGCTTGTCGAACTCTCCAAATCTCAAGACGTCGTCGCCGGTGACGGCACCACGACCGTCGTCGTCATCGCCGGAGCCTTACTCAAACAGTGTCAAACTCTCCTCCGCTCCGGTATTCATCCGACTGTTATCTCTGAATCGATCTATAAAGCGTCGGTTAAAGCTGTTGAGGTTTTAACCGCTATGGCGGTTCCGGTAGAGTTATCAGATCGTGAATCGTTAATCAAATCGGCTTCCACTTCGCTTAACAGTAAGGTAGTTTCGCAATACTCTTCGCTTTTAGCTCCATTAGCTGTAGATTCAGTTTTATCTGTTGTGGATCCTGAAAAACCAGATCTAGTAGATTTAAGAGATGTGAAAATTGTTAAGAAGTTAGGAGGAACTGTTGATGATACTGAGTTAGTGAAAGGATTAGTGTTTGATAAGAAGGTTAGTCACGCGGCCGGGGGACCGACACGTGTGGAGAATGCGAAAATCGCGGTGATTCAGTTTCAGATCTCACCGCCGAAGACGGATATAGAGCAGTCGATTGTGGTATCTGACTACACACAGATGGATAGGATATTGAAGGAGGAGAGGAGCTACATTTTGAATATGATTAAGAAGATTAAATCTACAGGTTGTAATGTGTTGTTGATTCAGAAGAGTATTTTGCGTGACGCGGTGACGGATCTGTCGCTGCATTATCTTGCCAAGGCGAAGATTTTGGTGGTGAAGGATGTGGAGAGGGACGATATTGAGTTTATTACAAAGACGTTGAATTGTTTGCCGATTGCGAATATCGAGCATTTTCGTGCGGAG
This genomic interval carries:
- the LOC110897380 gene encoding T-complex protein 1 subunit delta translates to MATTVAPPPRAGKTESYVDNKRKDDIRMSNIKAARAVADAVRTSLGPKGMDKMISTASGEVIITNDGATILNKLDVLQPAAKMLVELSKSQDVVAGDGTTTVVVIAGALLKQCQTLLRSGIHPTVISESIYKASVKAVEVLTAMAVPVELSDRESLIKSASTSLNSKVVSQYSSLLAPLAVDSVLSVVDPEKPDLVDLRDVKIVKKLGGTVDDTELVKGLVFDKKVSHAAGGPTRVENAKIAVIQFQISPPKTDIEQSIVVSDYTQMDRILKEERSYILNMIKKIKSTGCNVLLIQKSILRDAVTDLSLHYLAKAKILVVKDVERDDIEFITKTLNCLPIANIEHFRAEKLGFADMVEEMSVGDGKIVKITGIKDMGRTTTVLVRGSNQLVLDEAERSLHDALCVVRCLVNKRFLIAGGGAPEIELSRQLGAWSKVLHGMEGFCVKSFAEALEVVPYTLAENAGLNPIVIVTELRNRHAQGEINAGINVRKGQITNILEENVVQPLLVSTSAITLATECVRMILKIDDIVTVR